The following proteins come from a genomic window of Misgurnus anguillicaudatus chromosome 10, ASM2758022v2, whole genome shotgun sequence:
- the tent5ba gene encoding terminal nucleotidyltransferase 5ba → MSSGDVSEQCGRVCVLSWEQVQRLDSILGETVPVHGRGNFPTLSVQPRQIVQVVRARLGERGINVEDVRLNGSAASHVLHQDTGLGYKDLDLIFRLSLSDDQAFRVVKDVVLDSLLDFLPEGVSKERISALTLKEAYVQKLVKVCNDTDRWSLISLSNNTGKNVELKFVDSLRRQFEFSVDSFQIHLDSLLMFDRCSETPMSESFHPSVVGESMYGDFKEALGHLCNKILATRNPEEIRGGGLLKYCHLLVRGFRPTSESEMKSLQRYMCSRFFIDFPDIVEQQRKLEAYLQNHFTGMEHKRYDCLVTLYHVVNESTVCLMGHERRQTLNLISMLALRVLAEQNAIPTVTNVTCYYQPAPYVRDINFSNYYIARVQPLVHTCSNSYPTWLPCN, encoded by the exons ATGTCCTCCGGTGATGTGTCAGAGCAGTGTGGTAGGGTTTGCGTGTTATCTTGGGAGCAGGTGCAACGTTTGGACTCTATTCTCGGCGAGACGGTTCCCGTTCACGGACGTGGAAACTTCCCGACTCTTTCAGTACAGCCGCGTCAGATCGTTCAG GTGGTTCGAGCACGTTTGGGGGAGCGAGGCATCAATGTTGAGGATGTAAGGTTAAACGGCTCAGCTGCCAGTCACGTTCTTCACCAGGACACGGGACTTGGGTACAAGGATTTGGACCTGATATTTAGACTTTCGCTGTCGGACGACCAAGCCTTCCGGGTGGTGAAGGATGTGGTTCTCGACAGCCTGCTGGACTTCCTACCCGAGGGCGTCAGCAAGGAGAGGATCTCTGCGCTTACTTTGAAGGAGGCATATGTACAGAAGTTGGTAAAGGTCTGCAATGACACCGACCGCTGGAGTCTCATCTCGCTTTCCAACAACACGGGGAAGAACGTGGAACTCAAATTCGTGGACTCTTTGAGGCGCCAGTTTGAATTCAGCGTGGATTCTTTCCAGATACATTTGGACTCTCTACTTATGTTTGACCGTTGTTCAGAGACGCCCATGTCCGAGAGCTTCCACCCGTCAGTAGTGGGAGAAAGCATGTATGGGGACTTCAAAGAAGCTCTCGGCCATTTATGCAACAAGATCCTCGCCACGCGGAACCCAGAAGAAATCCGGGGAGGTGGACTCTTAAAATATTGCCACCTGTTGGTGCGAGGTTTTCGTCCGACGTCCGAATCGGAGATGAAGTCGCTCCAGCGGTACATGTGCTCTCGGTTCTTCATTGACTTTCCAGACATAGTTGAGCAGCAGAGAAAGCTGGAGGCTTACCTGCAAAATCACTTCACCGGAATGGAACACAAACGTTACGACTGTTTGGTCACGTTGTACCACGTGGTCAACGAAAGTACGGTTTGTTTAATGGGACACGAAAGGCGACAGACACTAAATCTTATCTCGATGCTTGCGCTCAGGGTGCTGGCTGAACAAAACGCCATCCCTACGGTCACCAACGTCACGTGCTATTACCAGCCGGCTCCCTACGTGCGAGACATCAACTTCAGTAACTACTACATAGCTCGAGTACAGCCGCTGGTGCACACGTGCAGTAATTCGTATCCGACGTGGCTGCCCTGTAACTGA